In Vagococcus hydrophili, one DNA window encodes the following:
- a CDS encoding Cna B-type domain-containing protein, whose product MKRKLVTYLSLLVLFSSLFIPTVNVVAETLTTGVPKGMEAKKIAETNESVFNKVPNTDTSHSLKDTNSIVSNGNTNPVEAENTESKETSFVSFFGIRDQNGKYTDTEPIVLETGSQSLIYTGFKLGDFTGAGKNIKLEMSIPNEFVKEVIASDTANQSSKEIKNDGTNTLVTYSFNQVTGGFTLDVPIKFINKDNVTPSGYQLLIKANIYEEGNNTPIDTQSITYQYKTKEMNVGKLVFNSTWTDTDGALVYGGEEDSNKPGYITSDISKTEKVNFSINNTTRLSEIGNREIEKYIVEDKIPDGAVFLIEDNPGWSYDETTRIARIEKTGTFQNTRYDYNSIYLRFPGAKINELITNTGVLTGIPKDKADYEDNFIGEDSLSIKLHTRKVQPATLDVRKVAFDNEINEDPTNPKDKENWEVRWQVGASTKSKASESYDIKLRDFGLDNRMKYTKINLPKTDNFKNPVTLKILKSGGQVEIVSNNLDLTEHDFDYKIPSELSVVEVILEGTLIDGGKGYDFNIYSKLKNPAEKHVKEGEEITYLRNFIQAEFSKSGVKVSDSASSSAKIYAMKEPLISLYKYQQGEKNLFLNDTTRFYLRLSSKNLGTKYNRESSALEDVIVVDLLPIGTEYVKKSARISSIITTNKNDEIRKMNEPQIINDYKNTGRTALIWNFNDFNIEIPGSYTIGESFLSIYFDVKTTKNSIEGKNVNESFLSFESSDGLKAEESNLVDDVYQIGTSESNKIVGSSDYFNYAPPKELITYKEVKGNIDNHVVKAPGKGHSEVGSTGVYYLNIFNNSEYEQTTLNVIDQLPFVGDKNSAQNKNNTREPRKSEFAVELNGPVVVPSGYQVYYSMDKENLEADNIKDFYKNDSWQKDVDDYQKITAIKVVMDRGKKLNSGESVKFEVPFKVPEGKDLTNKIAVNSFGTATNSSLDFFESNNIELELIKYKVDGYLFEDENKNGVFDQGVEEVFSNREVELLDENGEAVLDKNHQPIKGKSDESGYYGIDVLEKGDYQVKIKTPDDYLLTKKINQPEYGSHLNSTEVSDEFVLNLPHPTQRVNAGYLVDESAVTKLKVTKTWKDQENQDGKRPTSIKVQLLADGKKQGEAVELSEVNKWTTTWDNLPKSNKGTAIVYSVEEEAVPGYELTIDDSDLGDVKITNTHIPELTKVEGQKIWDDKDNQDNKRPEKVVVNLLADGKQIDTKEVTELSEWQYEFSDLPKFKDGKEIIYTVTEKHIPDYNTNIDGYNIKNSYTPGKTSVTVTKSWEDTGNQDGKRPNSIKVQLLADRKKQGEVVELSESNKWTTTWNTLDKNVKGKEIIYSVEEVKVPGYEAVVDDSDLGNVRLINSYTPEITKVEGRKIWDDKDNQDNKRPEKIVVNLLADGKQIDTKEVTEATEWKYEFVNLPKFKSGKEVIYTVTENQVADYSTKITGFDITNSYTPGKKSVTVTKSWEDKNNQDGKRPNSIKAQLFADGKKQGEVVELNESKKWTTTWNNLDKNVKGKEIIYSVEEVKVSGYEVELDDSDLGNVKLRNRYTPKITEVKGQKIWDDKDNQDNKRPEKVVINLLADGKQIDSKEVSESTEWKYEFTNLPKFKEGKEIIYTVTENQVADYNTKVKDFDITNSYTPGKTSVTVTKSWEDKNNQDGKRPNSIKAQLLADGKKQGEVVELNESNKWTTTWNNLDKNTKGKAIVYSVEEVKVPGYEAVLDDSDLGNVRLINSYTPEITKVEGRKIWDDKDNQDNKRPEKIVVNLLADGKQIDSKEVTETTEWKYAFTNLPKYKDGKEIVYTVTENQVADYSTKITGFDITNSYTPGKTRVTVTKSWEDKNNQDGKRPSRIKVQLLADGKKQGEVVEINESNQWTSTWNNLDKKSKGKDIIYSVSEVKVPGYQAVIDDSDLGNVRLINSYTPESTDVKGQKIWDDKDNQDNKRPEKIVVNLLADGKQIDTKEVTETTEWKYEFTNLSKFKDGKEIVYTVTENQVDGYNTKIKGFDITNSYTPRKTSVTVTKSWEDKNNQDGKRPNSIKVYLLADGKKQGTTVELNESNEWTTTWGNLDKKAKGKEIVYSVEEVKVPGYEAVLDDSDLGNVRLINSYTPESTDVKGQKIWDDKDNQDNKRPEKVVVNLLADGKQIDSKEVTEATEWKYEFVNLPKFKDGKELVYTVTENQVADYNTKVKEFDITNSYTPGKTSVTVTKSWEDKDNQDGKRPNSIKVQLLADGKKQGEVVELNESKKWTTTWNNLDKKSKGKDIVYSISELKVDGYEVELDDSDLGNVKLTNRYTPESTDVKGQKIWDDKDNQDNKRPEKIVVNLLADGKQIDSKEVTEATEWKYEFMNLPKFKDGKEIIYTVTENQVDGYSTSIDGYNIKNSYTPGKTSVTVTKSWEDKNNQDGKRPNSIKVYLLANGEKQGEAIELNSGSKWTKTWNNLPKKSKGKDIKYSIEEVKISEYEVAVDDKDQGNIMLKNTYTSKVKKNTPNTLKKNIDKILPKTGEKDNIYLELIGIVLFVVASLKLYFIRKS is encoded by the coding sequence ATGAAAAGGAAGTTGGTAACGTATTTAAGTTTGTTAGTATTGTTTAGTTCCTTGTTTATCCCTACAGTCAATGTGGTTGCAGAAACCTTAACAACTGGTGTCCCTAAAGGTATGGAAGCTAAAAAAATAGCAGAAACAAATGAAAGCGTTTTTAATAAAGTTCCTAATACTGACACAAGTCATTCTTTGAAGGATACAAATTCAATTGTGAGCAATGGGAATACTAATCCTGTTGAAGCAGAAAATACAGAGTCAAAAGAGACATCTTTTGTTAGTTTTTTTGGTATTAGAGATCAGAATGGAAAATATACGGACACAGAACCGATTGTTTTAGAAACAGGTAGTCAATCATTAATCTATACAGGATTTAAATTGGGTGATTTTACAGGAGCAGGAAAAAACATTAAATTAGAAATGAGTATTCCAAACGAATTTGTAAAGGAAGTAATAGCTTCTGATACTGCTAATCAAAGTAGTAAAGAAATTAAAAATGATGGGACAAACACCCTTGTTACTTATTCATTTAATCAAGTAACTGGCGGTTTTACTTTAGATGTTCCGATTAAATTTATCAATAAAGATAATGTGACGCCATCGGGTTATCAGCTTCTGATTAAAGCTAATATTTATGAAGAAGGAAATAATACGCCAATTGATACTCAAAGTATAACTTATCAATACAAAACAAAAGAGATGAACGTAGGAAAACTCGTTTTTAATTCAACTTGGACTGATACAGACGGTGCTCTGGTTTATGGAGGAGAAGAAGATAGTAATAAACCAGGTTATATTACTTCTGATATTAGTAAAACGGAAAAAGTTAATTTCTCGATTAATAATACGACAAGACTATCAGAAATTGGTAACAGAGAGATAGAAAAATACATTGTTGAAGATAAAATACCAGATGGAGCTGTCTTTTTAATTGAAGATAATCCTGGTTGGTCATATGATGAGACGACAAGAATCGCGCGGATAGAAAAAACGGGTACATTCCAAAATACAAGATATGATTATAATTCAATTTATTTACGATTCCCAGGAGCCAAAATTAATGAGTTGATTACTAATACTGGTGTACTGACAGGTATTCCTAAAGATAAGGCTGATTATGAAGATAACTTTATAGGAGAAGATTCACTATCCATAAAGCTACACACTAGAAAAGTTCAGCCTGCAACGTTAGATGTTAGAAAAGTTGCCTTTGACAATGAAATAAATGAAGATCCAACTAATCCAAAAGATAAAGAAAACTGGGAAGTCAGATGGCAGGTTGGTGCTTCGACAAAAAGTAAGGCGAGTGAGTCTTATGATATTAAGCTACGTGATTTTGGATTAGATAACAGAATGAAATATACTAAAATTAATTTACCTAAAACTGATAATTTTAAAAATCCAGTAACCTTAAAAATTTTAAAATCAGGTGGACAGGTTGAAATTGTTAGTAATAATCTCGATTTAACAGAACATGATTTTGATTATAAAATTCCTTCTGAACTATCAGTTGTGGAAGTTATTCTAGAAGGAACTTTGATAGACGGTGGCAAAGGTTATGACTTTAACATTTATTCAAAATTAAAAAATCCCGCTGAAAAACATGTAAAAGAAGGGGAAGAAATTACATATCTAAGGAATTTTATTCAAGCAGAATTTAGTAAATCTGGTGTTAAAGTAAGTGATTCAGCCTCCAGTAGTGCTAAAATTTATGCTATGAAAGAACCACTTATTTCCCTCTACAAATATCAACAAGGAGAAAAAAATCTGTTTTTAAATGATACCACTCGTTTTTATTTAAGGCTAAGCTCTAAAAATTTAGGAACAAAGTATAACCGAGAATCCTCTGCTTTAGAAGATGTCATAGTTGTGGATCTATTGCCAATAGGAACAGAATATGTAAAAAAATCAGCGAGAATTTCATCTATTATCACGACGAATAAAAACGATGAAATAAGAAAGATGAATGAACCCCAAATTATTAACGATTATAAAAATACTGGTAGAACAGCTTTAATTTGGAATTTTAATGATTTCAATATTGAAATACCTGGCAGTTATACAATAGGTGAATCCTTCTTATCAATTTACTTCGATGTGAAGACGACAAAGAATTCGATAGAAGGAAAAAATGTGAATGAAAGCTTTCTTTCTTTTGAAAGTTCTGATGGACTTAAAGCTGAAGAGAGTAATTTAGTAGATGATGTTTATCAAATTGGAACAAGTGAATCTAATAAAATCGTAGGCTCGTCAGACTACTTTAATTACGCACCGCCTAAAGAGTTAATAACTTATAAAGAAGTCAAAGGTAATATTGATAACCATGTAGTGAAAGCACCTGGAAAAGGTCATTCGGAAGTTGGAAGTACCGGAGTATATTATCTGAACATCTTTAATAATTCAGAATACGAACAAACGACCTTAAATGTGATTGATCAACTTCCCTTTGTTGGGGATAAAAATAGTGCTCAAAATAAGAATAATACGAGAGAACCGAGAAAGTCAGAGTTTGCAGTAGAGCTTAATGGACCAGTAGTAGTTCCTTCAGGTTATCAAGTTTATTACTCTATGGATAAGGAAAACCTAGAAGCAGATAATATTAAAGACTTTTACAAAAATGATTCGTGGCAAAAAGATGTTGATGACTATCAAAAAATCACGGCGATTAAAGTTGTCATGGACCGAGGTAAAAAGTTAAATAGTGGGGAATCTGTTAAATTTGAAGTTCCTTTTAAAGTTCCTGAAGGTAAAGACTTAACTAACAAGATAGCAGTCAATTCATTTGGAACAGCAACAAATTCTTCGTTAGACTTTTTTGAATCAAATAATATTGAACTAGAACTGATTAAATACAAAGTTGATGGCTATTTATTTGAAGACGAAAATAAAAACGGTGTTTTTGATCAAGGTGTTGAAGAGGTGTTTTCAAATAGAGAAGTGGAATTATTAGATGAAAATGGAGAAGCAGTTCTTGATAAAAATCATCAACCAATCAAAGGTAAGAGTGATGAATCAGGTTATTATGGGATTGACGTATTGGAAAAGGGCGACTATCAAGTGAAAATCAAAACGCCAGACGATTATTTATTAACAAAAAAAATCAATCAGCCAGAATACGGTTCTCATTTGAATTCAACAGAAGTTTCCGATGAATTTGTATTGAATTTACCACATCCAACTCAACGTGTGAATGCAGGTTATCTAGTGGATGAATCAGCTGTAACGAAACTAAAGGTTACAAAGACTTGGAAGGATCAAGAGAATCAAGATGGTAAACGTCCGACTAGTATTAAAGTTCAACTACTTGCTGATGGTAAAAAACAGGGTGAAGCTGTCGAATTGAGTGAGGTAAATAAGTGGACAACCACATGGGACAATTTGCCAAAAAGTAACAAAGGGACTGCTATTGTTTATAGTGTGGAAGAAGAGGCTGTTCCAGGTTATGAATTAACCATAGATGATAGTGATTTAGGAGATGTAAAAATAACCAATACTCATATACCAGAGCTTACCAAAGTAGAAGGTCAAAAAATCTGGGATGATAAAGATAACCAAGATAATAAACGCCCAGAAAAAGTCGTGGTAAATCTACTGGCAGATGGCAAACAGATTGATACGAAAGAAGTAACTGAGTTAAGCGAGTGGCAGTATGAATTTAGTGACCTCCCTAAATTTAAAGATGGTAAAGAAATAATTTATACAGTCACTGAAAAACACATACCTGACTATAATACAAATATTGATGGTTATAACATTAAAAATAGCTATACCCCAGGCAAAACAAGTGTGACAGTGACTAAGTCTTGGGAAGATACTGGCAATCAAGATGGTAAACGTCCGAATAGTATTAAAGTTCAATTACTTGCGGATCGGAAAAAACAGGGTGAAGTTGTTGAGCTAAGCGAAAGCAATAAGTGGACGACTACATGGAATACCCTAGATAAGAATGTTAAAGGTAAAGAAATTATTTACAGTGTGGAAGAAGTGAAAGTTCCAGGTTATGAAGCGGTAGTAGATGATAGTGATTTAGGAAATGTAAGGTTGATTAATAGCTACACACCAGAAATCACAAAAGTAGAAGGTCGAAAAATTTGGGATGATAAAGACAACCAAGACAACAAACGTCCAGAAAAAATTGTGGTCAATCTACTGGCAGATGGAAAACAAATTGATACGAAAGAAGTAACAGAAGCAACTGAATGGAAGTATGAATTTGTAAACCTACCTAAATTTAAAAGTGGTAAAGAGGTAATCTATACAGTGACTGAAAATCAAGTGGCTGATTATAGTACAAAAATTACTGGTTTCGATATAACAAATAGCTATACACCAGGCAAAAAAAGTGTAACAGTTACTAAATCTTGGGAAGATAAAAATAACCAAGATGGTAAACGTCCGAATAGTATTAAGGCTCAATTATTTGCGGATGGTAAAAAACAAGGTGAAGTTGTTGAGCTAAATGAAAGCAAAAAGTGGACAACCACATGGAACAACCTAGACAAGAATGTTAAAGGTAAAGAAATTATTTACAGTGTAGAAGAAGTGAAAGTCTCAGGTTATGAAGTTGAATTAGATGATAGTGATTTAGGAAATGTGAAATTAAGGAATCGCTACACACCAAAAATCACAGAGGTAAAGGGACAAAAAATCTGGGATGATAAAGATAACCAAGATAATAAACGCCCAGAAAAAGTTGTGATAAATCTACTAGCTGATGGCAAGCAAATTGATTCTAAAGAAGTATCTGAATCGACTGAATGGAAGTATGAATTCACGAATTTACCTAAGTTTAAAGAAGGTAAAGAAATAATTTATACAGTGACGGAAAATCAAGTGGCTGATTATAATACGAAAGTTAAAGATTTTGATATAACAAATAGCTATACACCAGGCAAAACAAGTGTAACAGTTACTAAATCTTGGGAAGATAAAAATAACCAAGATGGTAAACGTCCGAATAGTATTAAGGCTCAATTACTTGCGGATGGAAAAAAACAAGGTGAAGTTGTTGAACTAAATGAAAGCAATAAGTGGACAACCACATGGAACAACCTAGACAAGAATACTAAAGGAAAAGCGATTGTCTACAGTGTCGAAGAAGTGAAAGTTCCAGGTTATGAAGCAGTGTTAGATGATAGTGATTTAGGAAATGTAAGGTTGATTAATAGCTACACGCCAGAAATCACAAAAGTAGAAGGTCGAAAAATTTGGGATGATAAAGACAACCAAGACAACAAACGTCCAGAAAAAATTGTGGTCAATCTACTGGCAGATGGAAAACAAATTGACTCTAAAGAAGTGACGGAAACAACGGAATGGAAGTATGCATTCACGAATTTACCTAAGTATAAAGATGGTAAAGAGATAGTTTATACAGTGACAGAAAATCAAGTGGCTGACTATAGTACAAAAATTACTGGTTTCGATATAACAAATAGCTACACACCAGGGAAAACAAGAGTGACGGTTACTAAGTCTTGGGAAGATAAGAATAACCAAGATGGTAAACGTCCGAGTAGAATTAAGGTTCAACTACTTGCGGATGGTAAAAAACAAGGTGAAGTTGTTGAGATAAATGAAAGCAATCAGTGGACCTCTACATGGAATAATTTAGATAAGAAATCCAAAGGAAAAGATATCATTTACAGCGTATCAGAAGTGAAAGTCCCAGGTTATCAAGCAGTGATAGATGATAGTGATTTAGGAAATGTAAGATTGATTAATAGCTATACACCGGAAAGTACTGATGTAAAAGGTCAAAAAATCTGGGATGATAAGGATAACCAAGATAACAAACGCCCAGAAAAAATTGTGGTAAATCTCTTGGCAGATGGAAAACAAATTGATACGAAAGAAGTAACAGAAACAACTGAATGGAAGTATGAATTTACGAATTTATCTAAGTTTAAAGATGGCAAAGAGATAGTTTATACAGTGACAGAAAATCAAGTAGATGGTTATAATACGAAAATTAAAGGTTTCGATATAACAAACAGCTACACTCCAAGGAAAACAAGCGTGACGGTGACTAAGTCTTGGGAAGACAAGAACAATCAAGATGGCAAACGTCCGAATAGCATTAAGGTTTATTTACTGGCAGATGGAAAAAAACAAGGTACGACTGTTGAATTAAACGAGAGTAACGAATGGACAACTACATGGGGAAACTTGGATAAGAAAGCTAAAGGCAAAGAAATTGTTTACAGTGTAGAAGAAGTGAAAGTTCCAGGTTATGAAGCGGTGTTAGATGATAGTGATTTAGGAAACGTAAGGCTGATTAATAGCTATACACCGGAAAGTACTGATGTAAAAGGTCAAAAAATCTGGGATGATAAGGATAACCAAGACAACAAACGTCCAGAAAAAGTTGTGGTTAATCTACTAGCAGATGGTAAACAAATTGATTCTAAAGAAGTGACAGAAGCAACTGAATGGAAATATGAATTTGTAAACCTACCTAAGTTTAAAGATGGCAAAGAGCTAGTTTACACTGTGACGGAAAATCAAGTGGCTGATTATAATACGAAAGTTAAAGAGTTTGATATAACAAATAGCTATACACCAGGCAAAACAAGTGTAACAGTTACTAAGTCTTGGGAAGATAAGGATAATCAAGATGGTAAACGTCCGAATAGTATTAAAGTTCAATTGCTTGCGGATGGAAAAAAACAAGGTGAAGTTGTTGAGCTAAATGAAAGCAAAAAGTGGACGACTACATGGAATAATCTCGATAAGAAATCTAAAGGAAAAGATATCGTTTATAGCATATCAGAATTGAAAGTAGATGGTTATGAAGTTGAATTAGATGATAGTGATTTAGGAAATGTGAAATTAACGAATCGCTACACACCGGAAAGTACTGATGTAAAAGGTCAAAAAATCTGGGATGATAAAGATAACCAAGATAACAAACGCCCAGAAAAAATTGTGGTAAATCTCTTGGCAGATGGGAAACAAATCGATTCTAAAGAAGTGACGGAAGCAACTGAATGGAAGTATGAATTCATGAATTTACCTAAGTTTAAAGATGGTAAAGAAATAATTTACACCGTAACGGAAAATCAAGTAGATGGTTATAGTACTAGTATTGACGGTTACAATATCAAAAACAGCTACACTCCAGGTAAAACAAGTGTAACGGTAACTAAGTCTTGGGAAGATAAGAATAATCAAGATGGTAAACGTCCGAATAGTATAAAAGTTTATTTACTAGCAAATGGGGAGAAACAAGGTGAAGCCATTGAGTTGAATAGTGGAAGTAAGTGGACTAAAACTTGGAATAATCTGCCTAAAAAATCTAAAGGAAAAGATATTAAGTATAGTATAGAAGAAGTGAAAATTTCAGAATATGAAGTAGCTGTGGATGATAAAGATCAAGGAAATATAATGTTGAAAAATACATACACTAGTAAAGTCAAAAAGAATACACCCAATACTTTAAAGAAAAATATTGATAAGATTTTACCAAAAACTGGAGAAAAAGACAATATTTATCTTGAGTTGATTGGTATTGTGCTATTCGTGGTCGCTAGTTTAAAACTGTATTTTATAAGAAAGAGTTAG
- a CDS encoding S41 family peptidase, with protein sequence MYSITSRLQTYSASENFIINFFNTKRATLIGTTTAGSTGQPALFKLKTGGYFIITAKKVEVPNGIGHHNLGIKSDVLIQESLEDRKNGIDTVIDYALEN encoded by the coding sequence ATATACTCGATTACTTCCCGCTTACAAACTTACTCTGCTTCTGAAAATTTTATTATCAATTTTTTCAATACTAAAAGAGCAACTTTGATTGGGACTACAACAGCAGGCTCTACTGGTCAACCAGCACTTTTTAAATTAAAAACTGGGGGCTATTTTATAATAACAGCAAAAAAAGTAGAAGTTCCTAATGGTATAGGGCATCATAATTTGGGCATTAAATCTGATGTTTTGATTCAAGAAAGTTTAGAAGATAGAAAAAATGGGATTGATACGGTTATTGATTATGCTCTAGAAAACTAG
- the tnpC gene encoding IS66 family transposase, whose translation MTEFEERLLKQNEALTNELKLLREQNQFLLNKLYGRSSEKSIDPNGQLDLFEEDSSFNLAETTEEKTVFEEINYQRKKKKGYKAALTKDLPIKEVHCQLEGEDCTCDWCCSDLKDIGKSKIREEVIFVPAKMYKNVYYQHAYECPNCKKDGADAIKKAVVPKQPITHSLASASILAHLFHQKIEMSLPFYRQEKEWESYGLRVPRRTQANWFITSCEKWLTPIWEELKKKLVKEELIHADETYYNVLSSEKEKSYFWLFRTIEQAEYPIILYHHDLSRKSSVAQQFLAEFSGYLHCDGYSAYKSIENTTLVNCWAHVRRKFFEAKDSSSKDTPASQGVTYCDQLFHIEKEMKGLSHQERYDLRLAKSQPILDEFWQWIASFRALPGSKLGKAVNYALNMKAGLMNFLEDGRCALSNNLAERSIRPTTIGRKNWHFSASERGATANGIAYSIIETAKANNLVPVKYLEYLFKHLPNLEDSSNSKALEVYLPWSEQIQATCR comes from the coding sequence TTGACCGAGTTTGAAGAACGATTGTTAAAACAAAACGAAGCTTTAACTAATGAACTTAAACTTCTAAGAGAACAGAATCAATTTCTTTTAAATAAATTGTATGGACGTTCATCTGAAAAATCAATTGACCCTAATGGGCAATTAGATTTATTTGAAGAGGACTCGTCTTTTAATCTAGCAGAGACAACTGAAGAAAAAACCGTCTTTGAGGAAATTAACTATCAGCGGAAAAAGAAAAAAGGCTACAAAGCAGCCCTCACAAAAGATTTACCTATAAAAGAAGTTCATTGTCAGCTTGAAGGAGAAGACTGCACCTGTGATTGGTGTTGTTCTGATTTAAAAGATATTGGTAAATCTAAAATCCGTGAAGAAGTTATTTTTGTTCCTGCAAAGATGTATAAAAATGTGTACTACCAACATGCCTACGAATGCCCTAATTGTAAAAAAGATGGAGCTGATGCCATAAAAAAAGCCGTTGTTCCTAAACAACCAATCACTCATAGTTTGGCGTCTGCCTCTATCTTAGCTCACTTATTTCATCAAAAAATAGAAATGAGTTTGCCTTTTTATCGACAAGAAAAGGAGTGGGAATCTTATGGATTACGAGTGCCACGTAGAACACAAGCAAACTGGTTCATCACCTCATGTGAAAAATGGTTAACACCTATTTGGGAGGAGCTCAAAAAGAAACTAGTCAAAGAAGAGCTCATCCATGCGGATGAAACTTACTATAATGTTTTATCAAGTGAAAAAGAAAAGTCTTACTTTTGGCTCTTTCGAACCATCGAACAAGCAGAGTATCCAATTATTTTATATCATCATGACCTGAGTCGTAAAAGTAGTGTCGCTCAACAATTTTTAGCCGAATTCTCAGGCTATTTGCATTGTGACGGCTACTCGGCTTACAAATCGATTGAGAATACGACGTTAGTTAATTGTTGGGCTCACGTCCGAAGAAAATTCTTTGAAGCGAAAGATTCCTCTTCTAAAGATACTCCGGCAAGCCAAGGAGTTACCTATTGCGATCAACTCTTTCATATTGAAAAAGAAATGAAGGGATTAAGCCATCAAGAAAGATATGATTTACGGTTGGCAAAAAGCCAACCCATTCTTGATGAATTCTGGCAATGGATCGCTTCTTTCAGAGCTCTTCCAGGTTCGAAATTAGGAAAAGCGGTTAACTATGCGCTTAATATGAAGGCTGGTTTGATGAATTTTCTGGAGGATGGTCGATGTGCCTTATCAAATAATTTAGCTGAGCGAAGTATTCGCCCAACAACGATTGGCAGAAAAAATTGGCATTTTTCTGCGAGTGAACGGGGAGCAACAGCTAACGGAATCGCTTATTCTATCATCGAAACGGCTAAAGCTAATAACTTAGTTCCTGTGAAGTATTTAGAATATTTGTTTAAGCATCTTCCTAATTTAGAAGATAGTTCAAATTCTAAAGCACTTGAGGTTTATTTACCTTGGTCAGAACAGATTCAAGCTACGTGTCGATAA
- the tnpB gene encoding IS66 family insertion sequence element accessory protein TnpB (TnpB, as the term is used for proteins encoded by IS66 family insertion elements, is considered an accessory protein, since TnpC, encoded by a neighboring gene, is a DDE family transposase.): MVLDYTKIQTIYIVCGKTDLRRGIDGLASIIMNQYELDVYSDALFLFCGNRSDRFKALYWQGDGFILLYKRFENGKLQWPRKQEEVKELTQQQLRWLLEGLSIEQRKKILKAKTGFVS, from the coding sequence ATGGTTCTTGATTATACGAAGATACAAACTATTTATATTGTTTGTGGTAAGACAGACTTAAGACGTGGGATTGATGGTCTGGCTTCAATTATCATGAATCAATATGAGTTAGATGTTTATTCGGATGCCTTATTTCTATTTTGTGGCAATCGTTCAGACCGGTTCAAAGCACTTTACTGGCAAGGGGATGGTTTTATTCTCCTGTATAAACGGTTTGAAAATGGAAAATTACAATGGCCTAGAAAACAAGAAGAAGTCAAAGAATTAACGCAACAACAACTCCGTTGGTTATTAGAAGGTTTATCCATCGAACAAAGAAAAAAGATATTAAAAGCTAAAACTGGATTTGTTTCTTAA